In Falco biarmicus isolate bFalBia1 chromosome 5, bFalBia1.pri, whole genome shotgun sequence, a single genomic region encodes these proteins:
- the FAM234B gene encoding protein FAM234B isoform X2 → MATVLSRALKLPGKKSPDLGEYDPLTQADSDESEDDLVLNIQKNGGVKNGKSPPEEVQDADSDVEVGMTKQHTSESTPEGYAAETAGSLEQKAAPSLMPYLRTAIFLLTVVISMILVLVCAFLIPCPPRDLHNIWNRNLGQGAGGVLSPLELCDVNGDGLPDILIVFTALMNASVMGVSRPSVTVVALSGMNGSTLWSIQLPEETRSVQCKGLSLGVPAEPVCLVTGTSKFLSLLSASTGKTIWTLNSIHLSSGILAAPAATLPDVDGDGIRDIVVLALKETQPDVFFILVSGKTGTALRGPVKYSTNGEGKVIGPQVHITSRGAIYILFGFGNVQAVALRDIFTQARNRDSFPAMLQQEEPEWEKRRSVNLSELIDIYSGGVDFLQTMKTPDTNCSSLLITTKEGLILLRGQDLEPHWTLKLQNISSQPVPGYFGADQTLDFMLQAQTGNGNKKVVVIDGKSGLPVWHQELPWQKQQLDDALSVMTLDKKSVFLFWADEAQAVLQSLQPGPRPEHPGLHHLYLLHPVFPTVLLDLTNATDKIIASAVGINDLQKDAFHITVTTTATSEKQPGFLSVSKLGLKWAMMSQGRMVWLKDTTTPKISRGEVRRFLARLKFVDFPQKL, encoded by the exons ATGGCGACGGTGCTGTCCCGGGCGCTGAAGCTGCCGG GAAAGAAGAGCCCAGACCTTGGGGAATATGATCCCCTCACTCAGGCCGACAGTGATGAAAGTGAAGATGACCTGGTACTCAACATCCAGAAGAACGGGGGGGTCAAGAATGGGAAGAGCCCCCCTGAGGAGGTGCAGGATGCTGACTCTGATGTGGAGGTTGGGATGACAAAGCAGCACACGTCAGAGAGCACGCCTGAGGGTTATGCTGCAGAGACAGCTGGGAGTTTGGAGCAGAAGGCTGCTCCCTCCCTCATGCCATACCTGCGCACAGCGATCTTTTTGCTCACTGTGGTGATCTCGATGATTCTTGTGTTGGTGTGCGCATTTCTAATTCCCTGTCCCCCTAGAGACTTGCATAACATCTGGAACCGCAACCTAGGTCAGGGAGCAG GTGGTGTATTATCCCCACTGGAGCTGTGTGATGTGAATGGTGATGGGCTCCCTGACATCCTCATTGTCTTCACTGCCTTGATGAATGCTAGTGTCATGG gtgTCTCTAGGCCCTCCGTAACTGTGGTGGCCCTTTCTGGTATGAATGGCAGCACCCTGTGGTCCATCCAGCTTCCAGAGGAGACTCGGAGTGTGCAGTGCAAAGGGCTGTCACTGGGGGTGCCTGCAGAGCCCGTCTGCCTTGTTACGGGAACATCAAAATTCCTTAGCCTTCTCAGTGCCTCCACAG GCAAGACCATCTGGACGCTGAACTCCATTCACCTTTCAAGTGGGATCCTGGCTGCACCAGCTGCAACTCTTCCAGATGTAGATGGAGATGGCATTAGGGATATTGTTGTTCTGGCTCTCAAAGAGACACAG CCTGATGTGTTTTTCATCTTGGTGTCAGGAAAGACTGGGACTGCTTTGCGTGGGCCTGTGAAGTACAGCACAAATGGAGAAGGGAAAGTGATTGGCCCCCAAGTCCACATTACCAGCCGTGGAGCCATCTACatcctgtttggttttg GTAATGTTCAAGCAGTTGCCCTGAGGGATATCTTTACCCAAGCCAGAAACCGTGACAGTTTTCCTgcaatgctgcagcaggaggagccGGAGTGGGAAAAGCGCCGATCTGTCAACCTGTCAGAGCTCATTGACATTTACAG TGGGGGTGTTGACTTCCTGCAGACAATGAAGACACCTGACACAAactgcagcagcctgctcaTCACAACCAAAGAGGGCTTGATCCTACTGCGGGGACAGGACCTGGAGCCCCACTGGACCCTGAAGCTGCAGAACATCAGCAG CCAGCCTGTACCAGGTTACTTTGGTGCTGACCAAACTCTGGACTTCATGCTGCAAGCACAGACtggaaatggaaacaaaaag GTGGTGGTGATAGACGGCAAATCTGGCCTCCCTGTTTGGCACCAGGAGCTCCCATGGCAGAAGCAACAACTTGATGATGCACTGTCAGTCATGACTTTGGAcaagaaatctgtttttctcttctgggcTGATGAAGCACAGGCTGTATTACAAAGTTTG CAACCTGGTCCCAGACCTGAGCACCCAGGGCTGCATCACCTCTATCTTCTTCATCCTGTTTTTCCTACAGTTCTTTTGGACCTCACCAATGCAACAGACAAAATCATTGCTTCAGCAG TTGGCATTAATGATCTCCAGAAGGATGCATTTCACATCACTGTGACAACAACTGCAACCTCTGAAAAACAACCAGGATTTCTCTCGGTCAGCAAGCTGGGCCTGAAGTGGGCCATGATGAGTCAAGGTCGAATGGTGTGGCTAAAGGACACCACCACTCCCAAAATCAGCCGTGGAGAAGTGAGGCGATTTCTTGCCCGACTGAAATTTGTTGACTTTCCTCAGAAG
- the FAM234B gene encoding protein FAM234B isoform X1, protein MATVLSRALKLPGKKSPDLGEYDPLTQADSDESEDDLVLNIQKNGGVKNGKSPPEEVQDADSDVEVGMTKQHTSESTPEGYAAETAGSLEQKAAPSLMPYLRTAIFLLTVVISMILVLVCAFLIPCPPRDLHNIWNRNLGQGAGGVLSPLELCDVNGDGLPDILIVFTALMNASVMGVSRPSVTVVALSGMNGSTLWSIQLPEETRSVQCKGLSLGVPAEPVCLVTGTSKFLSLLSASTGKTIWTLNSIHLSSGILAAPAATLPDVDGDGIRDIVVLALKETQPDVFFILVSGKTGTALRGPVKYSTNGEGKVIGPQVHITSRGAIYILFGFGNVQAVALRDIFTQARNRDSFPAMLQQEEPEWEKRRSVNLSELIDIYSGGVDFLQTMKTPDTNCSSLLITTKEGLILLRGQDLEPHWTLKLQNISSQPVPGYFGADQTLDFMLQAQTGNGNKKVVVIDGKSGLPVWHQELPWQKQQLDDALSVMTLDKKSVFLFWADEAQAVLQSLQPGPRPEHPGLHHLYLLHPVFPTVLLDLTNATDKIIASAVGINDLQKDAFHITVTTTATSEKQPGFLSVSKLGLKWAMMSQGRMVWLKDTTTPKISRGEVRRFLARLKFVDFPQKVRLCRKN, encoded by the exons ATGGCGACGGTGCTGTCCCGGGCGCTGAAGCTGCCGG GAAAGAAGAGCCCAGACCTTGGGGAATATGATCCCCTCACTCAGGCCGACAGTGATGAAAGTGAAGATGACCTGGTACTCAACATCCAGAAGAACGGGGGGGTCAAGAATGGGAAGAGCCCCCCTGAGGAGGTGCAGGATGCTGACTCTGATGTGGAGGTTGGGATGACAAAGCAGCACACGTCAGAGAGCACGCCTGAGGGTTATGCTGCAGAGACAGCTGGGAGTTTGGAGCAGAAGGCTGCTCCCTCCCTCATGCCATACCTGCGCACAGCGATCTTTTTGCTCACTGTGGTGATCTCGATGATTCTTGTGTTGGTGTGCGCATTTCTAATTCCCTGTCCCCCTAGAGACTTGCATAACATCTGGAACCGCAACCTAGGTCAGGGAGCAG GTGGTGTATTATCCCCACTGGAGCTGTGTGATGTGAATGGTGATGGGCTCCCTGACATCCTCATTGTCTTCACTGCCTTGATGAATGCTAGTGTCATGG gtgTCTCTAGGCCCTCCGTAACTGTGGTGGCCCTTTCTGGTATGAATGGCAGCACCCTGTGGTCCATCCAGCTTCCAGAGGAGACTCGGAGTGTGCAGTGCAAAGGGCTGTCACTGGGGGTGCCTGCAGAGCCCGTCTGCCTTGTTACGGGAACATCAAAATTCCTTAGCCTTCTCAGTGCCTCCACAG GCAAGACCATCTGGACGCTGAACTCCATTCACCTTTCAAGTGGGATCCTGGCTGCACCAGCTGCAACTCTTCCAGATGTAGATGGAGATGGCATTAGGGATATTGTTGTTCTGGCTCTCAAAGAGACACAG CCTGATGTGTTTTTCATCTTGGTGTCAGGAAAGACTGGGACTGCTTTGCGTGGGCCTGTGAAGTACAGCACAAATGGAGAAGGGAAAGTGATTGGCCCCCAAGTCCACATTACCAGCCGTGGAGCCATCTACatcctgtttggttttg GTAATGTTCAAGCAGTTGCCCTGAGGGATATCTTTACCCAAGCCAGAAACCGTGACAGTTTTCCTgcaatgctgcagcaggaggagccGGAGTGGGAAAAGCGCCGATCTGTCAACCTGTCAGAGCTCATTGACATTTACAG TGGGGGTGTTGACTTCCTGCAGACAATGAAGACACCTGACACAAactgcagcagcctgctcaTCACAACCAAAGAGGGCTTGATCCTACTGCGGGGACAGGACCTGGAGCCCCACTGGACCCTGAAGCTGCAGAACATCAGCAG CCAGCCTGTACCAGGTTACTTTGGTGCTGACCAAACTCTGGACTTCATGCTGCAAGCACAGACtggaaatggaaacaaaaag GTGGTGGTGATAGACGGCAAATCTGGCCTCCCTGTTTGGCACCAGGAGCTCCCATGGCAGAAGCAACAACTTGATGATGCACTGTCAGTCATGACTTTGGAcaagaaatctgtttttctcttctgggcTGATGAAGCACAGGCTGTATTACAAAGTTTG CAACCTGGTCCCAGACCTGAGCACCCAGGGCTGCATCACCTCTATCTTCTTCATCCTGTTTTTCCTACAGTTCTTTTGGACCTCACCAATGCAACAGACAAAATCATTGCTTCAGCAG TTGGCATTAATGATCTCCAGAAGGATGCATTTCACATCACTGTGACAACAACTGCAACCTCTGAAAAACAACCAGGATTTCTCTCGGTCAGCAAGCTGGGCCTGAAGTGGGCCATGATGAGTCAAGGTCGAATGGTGTGGCTAAAGGACACCACCACTCCCAAAATCAGCCGTGGAGAAGTGAGGCGATTTCTTGCCCGACTGAAATTTGTTGACTTTCCTCAGAAGGTGAGATTGTGCAGGAAAAACTAA